A part of Desulfobacter sp. genomic DNA contains:
- a CDS encoding DUF342 domain-containing protein — protein sequence MNNPIPPSPCGPADPDRLRQKADILETNLFKSVTKQDDPITLRFQINRETSPDPVIIKALIQLFPRLNLRSPKILLFIKKILDRPTQPGEVIKLRKKILDLSGAGEPQTAHLSIYLQAVVSSKALAVEIRGTAPVPGRDGDIDKALFDHERCPGLIHADGVIDFREINKYPIVRKGDNLFFITPPVQGKAGIQYDGTIVPVEKTMPMVLTLREGVRRVEDRSGGAGGAYFIRSTKTGVVVLTRKDGQITDIEVRDALDIKRLDYSTGNIGSRFICPISMTIDTICDGFRIRAKGAVAVREVDGGDVETDETAVAHTVHPGSRIKARKDIIVNFSHRCRLTALDGRITVRDEMTDTRADGKSISFEKSRGVLSGATLDTQQLTLKNLYFNGENRIYFGHRLFAEKDNLLAARKKLQEKNLARETQLAEIRAALQKEIHLLAKTLKTHLLLRDNLAALIQAARDLEYNLIYKELEAIAESMNTKEVIQIKKNLDRLRDIPEQIQKTASEANAILDRMAVMDREMTEMKLDIDGLLRRAATLKIFIPGAEDTVPAMVAESKTDKATRIRIQGQYTPAQGFQLTRL from the coding sequence ATGAATAACCCAATCCCCCCTTCCCCTTGCGGGCCAGCGGATCCGGACCGGCTCCGCCAGAAGGCAGACATCCTTGAAACCAACCTGTTCAAATCCGTCACAAAGCAGGACGATCCCATCACCCTTCGTTTTCAGATCAACCGGGAGACCAGCCCCGATCCGGTCATCATCAAAGCCCTGATCCAGCTTTTTCCCCGGCTGAATCTCCGGTCCCCGAAAATACTGCTCTTCATAAAAAAAATCCTGGACCGGCCGACCCAACCGGGGGAGGTGATTAAACTCCGGAAAAAAATCCTGGACCTGTCCGGCGCGGGGGAGCCCCAGACCGCCCACCTCTCCATTTACCTCCAGGCCGTTGTCTCTTCAAAGGCCCTGGCAGTGGAGATCAGGGGAACCGCCCCGGTGCCCGGCAGGGACGGCGATATTGACAAGGCGCTGTTCGACCATGAAAGATGCCCCGGTTTAATCCATGCCGACGGTGTCATTGATTTCAGGGAAATCAATAAATACCCCATTGTGAGAAAAGGGGACAATCTTTTTTTCATCACCCCGCCGGTTCAGGGCAAGGCCGGGATCCAGTATGACGGCACCATCGTTCCCGTGGAAAAGACCATGCCCATGGTTCTGACCCTCAGGGAAGGGGTAAGGCGGGTGGAAGATAGAAGCGGCGGAGCGGGAGGCGCCTACTTTATCCGTTCGACCAAAACCGGGGTGGTGGTATTGACCCGCAAGGACGGGCAGATCACGGACATTGAGGTCAGGGATGCCCTGGATATCAAACGGCTGGATTATTCCACCGGCAACATCGGGTCCCGGTTCATCTGCCCCATCAGCATGACCATCGACACCATCTGCGACGGATTCAGAATCAGGGCAAAGGGGGCGGTTGCCGTAAGGGAAGTGGACGGGGGCGATGTTGAAACCGACGAAACGGCAGTGGCCCATACGGTCCACCCGGGAAGCAGAATCAAGGCCCGAAAGGACATCATAGTCAATTTTTCCCACCGGTGCAGGCTCACGGCCCTTGACGGCCGGATCACGGTCCGGGATGAAATGACGGACACCCGGGCCGACGGAAAATCCATATCCTTTGAAAAATCCAGGGGGGTGCTTTCCGGTGCAACCCTGGACACCCAGCAACTGACCCTGAAAAATCTTTATTTTAACGGAGAAAACCGGATTTATTTCGGCCACCGCCTCTTTGCCGAAAAGGACAACCTCCTGGCGGCCAGAAAAAAGCTCCAGGAAAAAAACCTGGCCAGGGAGACTCAATTGGCCGAAATCAGGGCGGCGCTGCAAAAGGAGATTCACCTGCTGGCCAAGACCCTAAAAACCCACCTCCTGCTCAGGGACAATCTCGCGGCATTGATTCAGGCGGCCCGGGACCTGGAATATAATCTGATTTACAAAGAACTCGAGGCCATTGCAGAATCCATGAACACCAAAGAGGTGATCCAGATTAAAAAAAATCTGGACCGGCTCCGGGACATCCCGGAGCAAATCCAGAAGACCGCCTCAGAAGCCAATGCCATACTGGACCGGATGGCGGTCATGGACAGGGAAATGACGGAAATGAAGCTGGATATCGACGGTTTGCTCAGGCGGGCCGCCACCCTGAAAATATTCATACCGGGGGCTGAAGACACGGTCCCGGCCATGGTGGCCGAATCAAAGACAGACAAGGCGACCCGGATCAGAATCCAGGGCCAGTACACCCCGGCCCAGGGATTTCAATTGACCCGACTGTGA